The following nucleotide sequence is from Deltaproteobacteria bacterium.
TGCGCGGCATTACCCTGAACAAGACAGCCATGCGGACGGTCGAAGCGCGACTGGAGCGTCATCCCAAGTTGCCCAAGTGGGACATCTTCATCCGCCCCGCTACTCCTGACTGATATAGGGGGATTTTCTTTTCCAGAATTCGCCTTAGCCACAGCTAACACGTAGTTTTCATGCGAGTCGTAGTAGGCATTGAGGTGATAAGTCGCGACCATGCCAGGCGAGACGGCGGTCATGAAACGATCGGTGAATTGTTGTGACTGGGCTTGGGCGCAACGCAGAAAGAGGTCGCTTTCTTGCGTGGCAGCACTCAGGTCCGTGTATTGGATTTCTGCTATCGCCTGTGGCGTGGTGTAGGTGGCGGCTAGCTTGAGGTTCTTCATCCGCTGTTGCATCAATTCAGCGAAGTCGGGAAAGTCGATGAAGTCGCGCCACGGTGGTCGCGTGGCTCCACCACCAAAGCCTTTCATGCGCTGTGTCACATAACCGGCAAACCCAGAGCGCGGCTGCTCGCCGTCATTGCCGATATCAATGCCAGCAGCGAGTTGTTTGTTGATCACATCTTTTACTGCGGCCTCGGACAGGCGGTCAAACTCCTTTTGGTCAATCGCCTCACCACGATCTTGGCGGATGAGGAGATCCAGTAACGATTGAGGACGTGGCAAACTACCAGTGTGAGTCGTGAGAATATGTTGTTGGCTGCGTTGCATATGTTCCTTCGAAAAAGGACTCACTGCTGGACAAGCCAGCAGTGGCACCTGAGCGCAGTATGCTGCGCCCCTACAAGTTATCCCACCGACCGCACGAATTTCAGAAAAGCGTTGATACACTCCTCTGGTTCATCCACATAAATCTCGTGTCCGGGTCCTTCAACGATCGTGATTCGTGAGTTGGGGATCAAGGTCCGCATCGAAAGTTGATCGCTGAGCGGAGTAATCGGACTACGAGACGGAGCAAGAACAAGTGTAGGGACTTTGATCTGCGGCAGCAGCGGCGCGGTATCGGCGCCATCCAGCGTGCGCGTAATCCCCTGTAAGACGTGTGTTGGTGTCTTTGCCCATTCTTTGACCACCCATTCGATATGGGCGGGATTCTTACCGCTAATGATTCTCTGTTTGATCAAGAGGCGTCCCCAGCCTTCTGACCCGCCAGTGGTAAGGGCCTGATTCACGTTTCCGTGTTCCCCTGACAGCGCTTGAGTTCCGGCTGGTCTAATCGTTGTGGGAGAATTACAAATAGTGAGACTTTTGAATCGTTCTGGCCAGCGTGACGCAAAGACAACACCGAGAATACCACCGATGGATTCGCCAACGTAATGCACCTGTTGCAGACCGACAGCATCCATAAATGCGCGCATGTCGTTGACCAGTTCGTCGATTGACCATTTGTGACCTGGTGCCGGGGCAGAAGACTGACCATGCCCGCGCATATCGCGCCGTAGAACTGGGTAGTGGCGGGCTAAGGCAGGAACCCAGTGATACCAAAACTTGGTGCTGCGTCCGACCCCATGCTGTAACCACACTGTGTCCTTTTCACTGACCCAGGGGTCGGTGTAGTCGTCGATCTCATAGAACATCTCGCAATTATTAGCGGTGACCTTTGCCATGATTCCCTCCTTATTTGTCGAAAAAGTAGGGGCGTATGACCGTCCGCCTCTACTGGCTGTTAGTCTTTCCACCCAGGCCCGAGTAAGGCGACATCGTTGCCGACCTGCAAGCCAAGTTCGGCGAGCCTCGAACGGAACTCCTCGACTGACTCATGTTTGACGAGGAACGTTTGTCGCCCCAGCCGCCCGCGGAAGTATGGTTGCAATAGTGCACTGCCGCCAATTGCACGAGCGACTTCTAAGTCGGTTACTTGCAGTATGAGGTCAGTTGCGACCGCGACTGTTGTTGGCAGCGTCCGCACGCCAGCCCAGGCGCGGATTGCTACGAACAGGAGTGGTGGTAAGTCATGTTGTAAACGGTGCTTCAGGTTTTCGAGCATGCTTTCTACTGTCCACCCTGCACTCATCGCTTTCTGTACGCTCTGACGAGTAATGCGCCAGTGACCGTTGCTGGTGGCGTCGGTTTCTGCCCACGCGGATAACTCGCCTGCCACGAGCAGATCAGTACGCGCTGGTGCGATCGTAAAAGTGCCATCTTCTGTGACGCTCAGGCACCGCGCTGGCGGTGCTATATAACTGACCACGCGCTGGGCGTGAGCGGCGAGCGTTTTGCT
It contains:
- a CDS encoding alpha/beta hydrolase, with product MAKVTANNCEMFYEIDDYTDPWVSEKDTVWLQHGVGRSTKFWYHWVPALARHYPVLRRDMRGHGQSSAPAPGHKWSIDELVNDMRAFMDAVGLQQVHYVGESIGGILGVVFASRWPERFKSLTICNSPTTIRPAGTQALSGEHGNVNQALTTGGSEGWGRLLIKQRIISGKNPAHIEWVVKEWAKTPTHVLQGITRTLDGADTAPLLPQIKVPTLVLAPSRSPITPLSDQLSMRTLIPNSRITIVEGPGHEIYVDEPEECINAFLKFVRSVG